The Desmonostoc muscorum LEGE 12446 genome includes a region encoding these proteins:
- a CDS encoding pseudouridine synthase, with translation MEARLQKILAQWGIASRREAEEMIRQSRVRINGVLAHLGQKVDPEKDAIAIDGKLISGNQRPALIYLLLHKPAGVVSTCYDPHQRPTVLDLLPKELREGSGIHPVGRLDADSTGALILTNDGDLTFGLTHPRHSISKTYRVLVKGHPPEPVLRMWRQGVVLDGRKTRPAKVQLLEHCAQGSLLEIVLQEGRNRQIRRIAEQLGYPVIQLHRSAIGSIQLQTPKEPFLSEGKYRFLKDREIRFLREQISQESESRIQESEFRSQNSEFK, from the coding sequence ATGGAGGCACGGTTACAAAAAATTCTCGCTCAATGGGGTATTGCCTCACGTCGTGAAGCTGAAGAAATGATTAGGCAATCACGGGTGCGGATCAATGGGGTATTGGCACATTTAGGTCAAAAAGTTGATCCCGAAAAAGATGCGATCGCTATTGATGGCAAACTGATATCTGGAAACCAGCGTCCAGCTTTGATTTATCTGTTGTTGCACAAACCAGCTGGAGTAGTTTCAACTTGCTACGATCCTCACCAAAGACCGACTGTTCTGGATCTATTACCGAAAGAATTACGAGAGGGTTCAGGTATTCATCCAGTTGGGCGTCTAGATGCAGACTCCACAGGAGCATTAATCCTGACAAATGACGGAGACTTGACATTTGGACTAACTCATCCACGTCACAGCATTTCCAAGACATATCGCGTTTTGGTAAAAGGCCATCCTCCAGAACCAGTATTGCGGATGTGGCGTCAGGGTGTGGTATTGGATGGTAGAAAAACACGACCCGCTAAAGTACAGCTGCTAGAACATTGTGCCCAAGGAAGTCTTTTAGAAATTGTCTTACAGGAGGGAAGAAATCGCCAAATTCGCCGGATAGCTGAACAATTAGGATACCCAGTAATCCAACTGCATCGCAGTGCGATCGGCTCAATTCAATTACAAACACCAAAAGAACCCTTTTTGTCAGAGGGTAAATATCGTTTCCTCAAAGATCGTGAAATTCGCTTTTTGCGAGAGCAAATAAGCCAGGAGTCAGAATCCAGAATTCAGGAGTCAGAATTCAGGAGTCAGAATTCGGAATTTAAGTAG
- a CDS encoding LmeA family phospholipid-binding protein, with the protein MSEQNSQTTNVNKIRIITQVLTTALKLWLRAQVSQISELEVEIKASDRQIISGRIPSVSIFATHAVYQGLLITEIQLIAENIQVNIGSILKGQPLRLLQTVPVVGDLTIDEKDLNASLSSDLLSTALSDLLVKVLPTHCPKTQPINWQEIILENNQIILLGFRVTNSETTPLKICLGLQLLNGHELQLTDIQIKDDQKDLFQDNHEYNFDLGSDVDIQELTLIPGKLVCRGRINVNP; encoded by the coding sequence ATGTCAGAGCAAAATTCCCAAACAACAAATGTAAACAAAATCCGAATAATTACGCAAGTACTCACAACAGCATTAAAGCTGTGGTTGAGGGCCCAAGTCAGCCAGATATCTGAACTAGAAGTGGAGATTAAAGCCAGCGATCGCCAAATTATCTCTGGACGCATTCCTTCGGTATCTATTTTTGCTACTCATGCAGTTTATCAAGGACTCCTAATTACAGAAATTCAATTAATCGCAGAAAATATTCAGGTCAACATCGGGTCAATACTTAAGGGGCAGCCCTTGCGACTGTTACAAACAGTACCAGTTGTTGGCGATTTGACCATAGACGAGAAAGATCTCAATGCTTCTCTCTCATCTGACTTATTATCGACTGCTTTAAGCGATCTACTGGTTAAGGTTTTACCAACACATTGCCCAAAAACGCAACCCATTAATTGGCAAGAAATTATTCTTGAGAACAACCAAATTATACTGCTCGGTTTTAGAGTCACCAATAGTGAAACAACACCTCTCAAAATCTGTCTGGGCTTGCAGTTACTCAATGGTCATGAGTTGCAACTGACAGATATCCAAATCAAGGATGACCAAAAAGATTTATTCCAGGACAATCATGAGTACAATTTCGATCTTGGCTCAGATGTTGATATCCAAGAATTAACGCTGATCCCAGGCAAGCTAGTGTGTCGTGGGCGGATTAACGTTAACCCGTAA
- a CDS encoding phosphatidate cytidylyltransferase, whose translation MPWSRIISGIIAIALALCATLLGGWYFTIMFAVIVFLGQQEYFNLVRARGIAPAAKTTMAASQVLLVICTLDGSLADAVMPIAGTLICFYLLFQPKFATIADISASIMGLFYVGYLPSYWVRLRAIDSATFSNLPLGAYWPTTWADFWEKANSTSLPQGFTATLLTLLCIWAADIGAYTIGKFFGKTRLSEISPKKTVEGAVFGITSSVAVALAGAYYLHLPRSLLTGLALGLLIGIASLLGDLTESMLKRDAGVKDSGQLIPGHGGILDRTDSYIFTAPLVYYFVTLLLPLIVDG comes from the coding sequence ATGCCTTGGTCTCGGATTATTAGTGGAATTATTGCGATCGCTCTTGCTCTTTGTGCGACCCTTTTAGGGGGTTGGTACTTTACCATCATGTTTGCGGTTATCGTCTTTTTGGGTCAACAGGAATATTTTAATTTGGTGCGAGCCAGAGGCATTGCTCCCGCTGCTAAAACCACTATGGCTGCGAGCCAAGTCTTGCTGGTGATTTGTACCCTTGATGGCAGTTTAGCTGATGCTGTGATGCCAATAGCAGGCACACTGATTTGTTTTTACCTGCTGTTTCAACCCAAATTTGCCACCATCGCCGATATTTCCGCTTCGATTATGGGGCTATTTTACGTAGGCTATTTACCGAGTTATTGGGTGCGGTTGCGAGCAATTGATAGTGCCACATTTAGCAATCTACCTTTAGGAGCTTACTGGCCTACAACCTGGGCAGATTTCTGGGAAAAGGCAAATTCTACCTCTTTACCACAAGGTTTTACAGCAACACTGCTGACGTTGTTATGTATTTGGGCAGCCGATATCGGTGCTTACACAATCGGCAAATTCTTTGGCAAAACCCGTTTGTCTGAGATTAGTCCGAAAAAAACCGTAGAAGGTGCTGTGTTTGGTATTACTTCCAGTGTTGCTGTAGCTTTAGCTGGAGCCTATTATCTGCACTTGCCTAGATCTTTGTTGACTGGTTTAGCGTTGGGTTTGCTGATTGGTATTGCTAGCCTTTTAGGGGATCTCACCGAGTCTATGCTGAAGCGGGATGCTGGAGTCAAGGATTCTGGACAGTTAATCCCTGGCCACGGTGGTATTTTAGACCGTACTGATAGTTATATTTTTACAGCACCTTTGGTTTACTATTTCGTAACCCTACTTTTGCCGCTGATCGTCGATGGGTGA
- the cbiT gene encoding precorrin-6Y C5,15-methyltransferase subunit CbiT, with translation MPSQLWPYITPGIPDELFEHLPGIPLSQREVRLLLISQLRLQPDSVLWDIGAGTGTIPVEVGLLCPKGKIIAVERDEEVANLIKRNCDRFEVKNVEVIEGSAPECLQDLKVTPHRVCIEGGRPIQEILQAAWQYLPPSGRVVATAANLESLYAISQSFSLLRARNIEVVQSAVNRLETRGFSQTFTAVDPIFILSGEKLD, from the coding sequence ATGCCTTCCCAACTTTGGCCTTATATTACCCCTGGTATTCCCGATGAATTATTCGAGCATTTGCCAGGAATTCCCCTGAGCCAGCGAGAAGTCCGACTGTTGTTAATTTCTCAACTGCGGCTACAACCAGATTCGGTGTTGTGGGACATTGGTGCTGGGACGGGTACAATTCCTGTAGAAGTGGGATTGCTGTGTCCAAAAGGAAAGATTATCGCTGTCGAAAGGGATGAAGAAGTAGCTAATCTAATTAAGCGTAACTGCGATCGCTTTGAAGTGAAAAACGTCGAAGTCATTGAAGGTAGCGCCCCAGAGTGTTTGCAGGATCTCAAGGTGACCCCTCACCGGGTTTGCATTGAGGGAGGACGCCCCATTCAAGAAATTCTGCAAGCTGCTTGGCAATATTTACCGCCATCAGGTCGGGTTGTAGCCACAGCTGCTAATCTAGAAAGTCTGTATGCTATTTCCCAGAGTTTTTCCCTATTAAGGGCTAGAAATATCGAAGTCGTCCAATCTGCGGTTAACCGCCTAGAAACGCGCGGCTTTTCTCAAACCTTTACCGCCGTCGATCCCATTTTTATCCTCAGTGGTGAGAAACTGGATTAG
- a CDS encoding serine/threonine protein kinase — MIGEILGELYEVQQLLGKKAGRRTLLARDLKTQKLVVIKLLSFSSDFEWDDLKLFEREAQTLKSLSHPSIPEYLDYFEVNLPTIKGFALVQSYIPAQTLEQYLQTGRTFTEAEIKQIAKAILEILIYLHGLHPPVIHRDIKPSNILLGVDAPRAAYRRHLSGNNVGEIYLIDFGSVQTLLATETGTRTVVGTYGYMPQEQFGGRTVPASDLYSLGATLIYLVTGTHPADLPQKDFRIQFEQVANLSRSLTRTLHLMTEPTLEKRFSSALKVLKALNKVQFENTTALTVGKPPGSKIQLTKNRDSVEILIPPVGFHVSLLSTSVFAITWNSIFLFFTIFAILIPFPLNLFFVLFSIPFCGAGFQIAYPFVFALFRRVRLRINQQQIVLTHELLGFKFHRPRPSPRENISKLVYIPKHFTQDSDGSRSMVSPQLEIWAGIQKYQLGGFNGGIKSEAELEWLAHELKSWLGIEITRE; from the coding sequence ATGATTGGCGAAATATTAGGCGAACTTTACGAAGTTCAGCAGCTATTAGGAAAAAAAGCAGGGCGGCGGACGCTGTTAGCTCGTGACTTGAAAACTCAGAAATTAGTCGTTATCAAGTTACTCTCTTTTAGTAGTGACTTTGAATGGGATGATCTCAAGCTGTTTGAGCGGGAAGCCCAAACCCTAAAATCTTTATCACATCCCTCTATTCCTGAGTATTTAGACTATTTTGAAGTAAATTTACCTACAATCAAAGGATTTGCTCTAGTACAGAGTTATATCCCAGCACAAACTTTAGAGCAATACTTACAAACTGGGCGGACTTTTACGGAAGCTGAAATCAAACAGATAGCCAAGGCTATTTTAGAAATTCTTATTTACTTACATGGGTTGCATCCGCCTGTAATCCATCGTGATATTAAGCCTAGCAATATTTTATTGGGCGTAGACGCGCCAAGGGCGGCTTACCGGAGGCATCTCTCTGGTAATAATGTCGGTGAAATTTATCTGATAGATTTTGGTTCGGTGCAAACTCTCCTAGCTACAGAAACCGGGACTAGGACTGTGGTGGGAACCTATGGCTATATGCCACAGGAGCAATTTGGTGGGCGCACCGTTCCGGCTTCTGATCTCTATAGTTTAGGCGCGACGTTAATTTATTTGGTGACGGGTACTCACCCAGCGGATTTACCGCAAAAGGATTTTCGCATTCAGTTTGAACAAGTAGCTAATCTCAGTCGGAGTTTGACTCGCACTTTACACTTGATGACTGAACCCACTTTAGAAAAGCGTTTTAGTTCTGCACTTAAAGTACTGAAAGCTTTAAATAAAGTCCAGTTTGAAAACACCACGGCTTTAACTGTTGGCAAACCACCTGGTAGTAAGATTCAACTCACCAAAAATAGGGATTCTGTAGAAATTCTCATTCCACCGGTGGGTTTTCACGTTTCACTATTGTCTACAAGTGTATTTGCGATTACTTGGAATTCGATATTCCTTTTTTTCACAATTTTCGCTATTTTAATCCCTTTTCCTCTCAATCTCTTTTTTGTATTGTTCTCAATTCCTTTTTGTGGTGCTGGTTTTCAAATAGCGTATCCCTTTGTGTTTGCCCTATTCAGACGGGTTCGATTGCGTATCAATCAGCAGCAAATTGTTCTAACCCACGAGTTATTAGGATTTAAATTCCATCGTCCCCGTCCATCGCCGAGAGAAAATATCAGCAAGCTGGTTTACATTCCTAAACACTTTACTCAAGACTCTGATGGAAGTCGCTCAATGGTGTCACCGCAATTAGAAATTTGGGCAGGGATACAAAAGTATCAACTGGGTGGTTTTAATGGTGGGATCAAATCTGAAGCAGAACTGGAATGGCTAGCTCACGAGTTGAAGTCTTGGTTAGGTATTGAGATTACAAGGGAGTAA
- the tatA gene encoding twin-arginine translocase TatA/TatE family subunit: MFGLGLPEISVIAIVAILIFGPKKIPELGTALGKTLRGFKEEMKTPSDETNPEQDKQ; encoded by the coding sequence ATGTTTGGACTGGGATTACCGGAAATAAGTGTAATTGCCATAGTAGCTATTTTAATTTTTGGCCCAAAAAAAATTCCGGAATTGGGAACTGCACTGGGTAAAACCCTACGTGGCTTTAAAGAGGAGATGAAAACTCCCAGTGACGAAACCAATCCGGAACAAGATAAACAATAG
- the cphA gene encoding cyanophycin synthetase has product MRILKIQTLRGPNYWSIRRHKLIVMRLDLENLAETPSNEIPGFYEGLVEALPSLEGHYCSPGCRGGFLMRVREGTMMGHIVEHVALELQELAGMHVGFGRTRETATPGIYQVVIEYLNEEAGRYAGRAAVRLCQSIVDRGRYPKAELEQDIQDLKDFSRDASLGPSTEAIIKEAEKRGIPWMALEARFLIQLGYGVNQKRMQATMTDNTSILGVELACDKEATKRILAAAGAPVPRGTTINFLDDLEEAIEYVGGYPIVIKPLDGNHGRGITIDIRTWEEAEAAYEAARQVSRSIIIERYYVGRDHRVLVVNGKVVAVAERVPAHIIGNGRSTIAELIEETNLDPNRGEGHDNVLTKIELDRTSYQLLERQGYTLNSVPPKGTICYLRATANLSTGGSAVDRTDEIHPENLWLAQRVVKIIGLDIAGLDIVTSDISRPLREVDGVIVEVNAAPGFRMHVAPSVGIPRNVAGAVMDMLFPNEQSSQIPILSVTGTNGKTTTTRLLAHIYKQTGKVVGYTTTDGTYIGDYLVESGDNTGPQSAHLILQDPTVEVAVLETARGGILRSGLGFEAANVGVVLNVAADHLGIGDIDTIDQLANLKSVVAEAVFPDGYAVLNADDRRVAAMSEKTKANIAYFTMNPDSELVRKHIQKGGVAAVYENGYLSIVKGDWTHRIERAENIPLTMGGRAPFMIANALAASLAAFVQNVTIEQIRAGLKTFRASVSQTPGRMNLFNLGSYHALVDYAHNAASYEAVGAFVRNWTTGQRIGVIGGPGDRRDEDFVTLGKLAAQIFDYIIVKEDDDTRGRPRGSAAQLIIQGINEVKPESRYESILDETQAINKGLDMAPDNSLVVILPESVNRAIKLIRGRGVVKEETHQQNTGTAIVDSQNGVAPSSVVNTLL; this is encoded by the coding sequence ATGAGAATCCTCAAGATCCAGACCTTACGCGGCCCAAACTACTGGAGCATTCGACGCCACAAGCTGATCGTCATGCGCCTCGATTTAGAAAACCTTGCCGAGACGCCCTCGAATGAAATCCCTGGCTTTTACGAAGGATTAGTTGAGGCGCTGCCAAGTCTGGAGGGTCACTATTGTTCCCCTGGCTGTCGTGGTGGTTTTCTGATGCGAGTGAGAGAAGGCACGATGATGGGCCACATCGTGGAACATGTAGCACTAGAACTCCAAGAACTAGCGGGAATGCATGTCGGCTTTGGCCGCACTCGTGAAACTGCTACCCCTGGAATTTACCAAGTAGTGATTGAGTACTTGAATGAGGAAGCGGGACGTTACGCTGGACGAGCAGCGGTGCGGCTGTGCCAGAGTATCGTCGATCGCGGTCGCTATCCCAAAGCAGAACTAGAGCAAGATATCCAAGACCTGAAAGACTTCAGCCGTGATGCTTCCTTAGGGCCTTCTACGGAAGCGATCATCAAAGAAGCCGAAAAAAGAGGCATTCCCTGGATGGCTCTGGAAGCCCGCTTTTTGATTCAGCTAGGCTACGGCGTCAACCAGAAGCGAATGCAGGCAACAATGACTGACAACACCAGCATTCTCGGCGTAGAACTAGCTTGCGACAAAGAAGCCACCAAACGCATCCTCGCAGCCGCTGGTGCCCCAGTACCCAGAGGCACAACGATCAACTTCTTGGACGATTTGGAAGAAGCCATTGAATACGTTGGTGGCTATCCCATTGTTATTAAGCCCCTCGATGGCAACCACGGACGCGGTATCACCATTGATATCAGAACGTGGGAAGAAGCTGAAGCTGCCTATGAAGCTGCTAGACAAGTTTCCCGCTCAATTATTATCGAAAGATATTATGTTGGCCGCGACCACAGGGTACTGGTAGTAAATGGCAAAGTAGTGGCAGTAGCCGAACGCGTCCCAGCTCATATCATTGGCAACGGCAGATCCACCATCGCCGAATTGATTGAAGAAACTAACCTTGATCCAAATCGCGGCGAAGGGCATGATAACGTCCTGACCAAGATTGAACTAGACCGCACCAGCTACCAACTCCTAGAAAGACAAGGCTATACCCTAAATAGTGTGCCACCCAAGGGCACTATTTGTTATTTGAGGGCAACGGCAAACTTGAGTACAGGTGGTAGTGCTGTAGACCGTACCGACGAAATTCACCCAGAAAACCTTTGGTTGGCACAACGGGTAGTGAAAATTATCGGTTTGGACATCGCCGGCTTAGATATCGTCACCTCGGATATTAGCCGTCCTCTGCGGGAAGTAGATGGCGTGATTGTCGAAGTTAACGCCGCTCCCGGTTTTAGGATGCACGTCGCCCCCAGCGTTGGCATTCCCCGCAACGTCGCTGGCGCAGTAATGGATATGCTGTTTCCCAACGAACAATCTAGCCAAATTCCGATTCTCAGCGTTACAGGTACCAATGGCAAAACCACCACTACTCGACTCCTAGCCCATATTTATAAGCAGACTGGCAAAGTAGTAGGTTATACTACTACCGACGGAACTTATATCGGTGATTACTTAGTAGAATCTGGCGATAACACAGGCCCCCAAAGTGCCCACCTCATCCTGCAAGACCCCACAGTGGAAGTAGCAGTACTGGAAACGGCTCGCGGTGGGATTCTCCGCTCTGGGCTGGGTTTTGAAGCTGCAAATGTGGGTGTAGTGTTAAATGTAGCCGCCGACCACTTAGGAATAGGCGATATAGATACCATCGACCAGCTAGCTAACCTCAAGAGCGTAGTCGCAGAAGCCGTATTTCCTGATGGCTATGCAGTACTGAACGCCGACGATCGCCGCGTCGCCGCCATGTCAGAAAAAACTAAAGCCAACATTGCTTACTTCACCATGAATCCCGACTCGGAATTGGTGCGGAAGCACATTCAAAAGGGCGGAGTCGCAGCGGTATATGAAAATGGCTATCTGTCCATTGTCAAAGGCGATTGGACACACCGTATAGAAAGAGCAGAAAATATACCTTTAACAATGGGCGGGCGGGCGCCATTTATGATTGCCAACGCCTTAGCGGCAAGTTTGGCAGCCTTCGTGCAAAACGTCACAATTGAACAGATTCGTGCTGGTTTGAAGACCTTCCGGGCTTCCGTGAGTCAAACTCCGGGACGGATGAATTTATTTAACTTAGGCAGCTACCACGCTTTGGTAGACTATGCCCACAACGCGGCTAGTTACGAAGCAGTGGGCGCTTTTGTGCGGAATTGGACGACGGGACAACGCATTGGCGTCATTGGAGGTCCTGGCGATCGCCGTGATGAAGATTTTGTCACCTTAGGCAAACTAGCAGCGCAAATTTTTGATTACATCATCGTCAAAGAAGATGATGACACGAGGGGAAGGCCACGGGGATCGGCTGCCCAGTTGATAATTCAAGGCATTAACGAAGTTAAGCCTGAGAGTCGCTATGAATCAATTTTGGATGAAACACAAGCGATTAACAAAGGCTTAGACATGGCACCAGATAACAGCCTGGTGGTGATTTTACCAGAAAGCGTGAATCGGGCAATTAAATTAATTAGAGGGCGTGGTGTAGTTAAAGAAGAGACACACCAACAAAATACTGGTACAGCGATCGTTGATTCCCAAAATGGAGTTGCACCTTCTTCTGTAGTCAATACATTGCTGTAG
- a CDS encoding cyanophycinase: MPELKAKSLEMRTPQATKTAVLVIGGAEDKVHGRDILRTFFGRAGASKGYITIIPSASREPAIIGGRYIRIFEEMGAQKVEILDIREREQCEASQIKASLEACSGVFLTGGDQLRLCGVLADTPAMEIIRQRVRSGQLTLAGTSAGAAVMGHHMIAGGGSGESPNRSLVDMATGLGFIPEVIVDQHFHNRNRMGRLISAIAAHPDRLGIGIDEDTCAVFERDGWLQVMGKGSVTIVDPTELTHTNEPHVGANEPLTVHNLRLHILSYGDRFHLYQRTVLPAVHRISS, translated from the coding sequence ATGCCGGAATTAAAAGCTAAATCGCTGGAAATGAGGACACCCCAAGCAACGAAAACCGCCGTTCTAGTTATCGGAGGCGCAGAAGACAAAGTTCACGGGCGCGACATCCTAAGAACTTTTTTTGGACGTGCCGGTGCTAGTAAAGGCTATATTACAATTATTCCATCTGCCTCTCGTGAACCCGCTATCATCGGTGGTCGGTATATTCGGATTTTTGAAGAAATGGGTGCCCAGAAGGTAGAGATTTTAGACATCCGCGAACGGGAACAGTGTGAAGCCTCCCAGATCAAAGCATCCTTAGAAGCCTGTAGTGGGGTATTTTTGACAGGAGGAGACCAACTGCGTCTCTGTGGCGTATTGGCAGATACGCCAGCGATGGAAATTATCCGGCAGCGGGTGAGGTCAGGGCAACTTACCTTAGCAGGCACCAGTGCCGGAGCAGCAGTGATGGGGCACCATATGATTGCTGGCGGCGGTAGTGGAGAGTCGCCAAATCGTTCTTTAGTGGATATGGCAACGGGTTTGGGATTTATTCCTGAAGTCATTGTTGACCAACACTTTCATAACCGGAATCGGATGGGACGGCTGATTAGTGCGATCGCAGCTCATCCCGATCGCTTGGGTATTGGCATTGACGAAGATACTTGTGCTGTGTTTGAACGTGATGGCTGGCTACAAGTTATGGGTAAAGGCAGTGTCACCATTGTTGATCCCACTGAGCTAACCCACACCAACGAACCCCATGTCGGTGCTAACGAACCCCTAACGGTGCATAACTTACGTCTGCATATCCTCAGCTATGGCGATCGCTTCCACCTGTACCAGCGCACTGTATTGCCTGCTGTACACCGAATCTCCAGCTGA
- the trmD gene encoding tRNA (guanosine(37)-N1)-methyltransferase TrmD has translation MRFDIVTLFPDCFHSVLNSGLLGKALAKQIAQVHLINPRDFTTDKHRKVDDEPYGGGVGMLMKPEPIFSAVESLPILPRREVILMSPQGQTINQPLLRELATNYDQLVVICGHYEGVDERVLHLVTREVSLGDFILTGGEIPAMALINGVVRLLPGTVAKTESLTAESFEEGLLDYPQYTRPANFRGLKVPEVLLSGNHAAIARWRYEQQIQKTRDRRPDLLEKWEEGKGNGE, from the coding sequence GTGCGTTTTGATATAGTTACACTTTTTCCTGACTGTTTTCACTCGGTTCTCAACTCTGGGTTGCTGGGTAAAGCTTTAGCCAAACAGATTGCCCAAGTGCATCTGATTAATCCGCGGGACTTTACAACTGACAAGCACCGTAAGGTCGATGATGAACCCTACGGTGGCGGCGTAGGGATGCTAATGAAGCCAGAACCAATCTTCAGTGCTGTGGAGTCGCTGCCGATTCTACCTCGAAGAGAAGTTATTTTGATGAGTCCACAGGGTCAAACAATTAATCAACCTTTGTTGCGAGAATTAGCAACAAATTATGACCAGTTAGTGGTGATTTGTGGGCATTACGAAGGAGTAGATGAGAGGGTGCTGCATTTGGTGACTCGTGAAGTATCTTTAGGAGATTTTATTCTGACTGGTGGCGAAATTCCAGCAATGGCTTTAATTAACGGTGTAGTGCGACTTTTACCAGGAACCGTAGCCAAAACAGAGTCCTTGACAGCAGAAAGTTTTGAGGAGGGGTTATTGGACTATCCCCAATATACTCGCCCAGCAAATTTTCGGGGCTTGAAAGTGCCGGAGGTATTGCTGTCTGGAAATCATGCTGCTATTGCACGCTGGCGTTACGAACAACAAATTCAAAAAACACGCGATCGCCGTCCCGATCTCCTGGAAAAATGGGAGGAGGGGAAGGGGAATGGGGAATGA
- the ispF gene encoding 2-C-methyl-D-erythritol 2,4-cyclodiphosphate synthase, translating to MTKIRIGNGYDIHRLVSDRALILGGIQIPHELGLLGHSDADVLTHAIMDAMLGALSLGDIGHYFPPSDPQWAGADSLILLTQVNQLILEQGWQVGNIDSVVVAERPKLKPHIHKMRDKLATVLELEPNQIGIKATTNEKLGPVGREEGICAYAVVLLLQE from the coding sequence ATGACTAAAATTCGTATTGGTAACGGCTACGACATTCACAGACTGGTGAGCGATCGCGCTTTAATTTTAGGAGGAATTCAAATTCCCCATGAACTCGGTTTGTTGGGTCACAGTGACGCTGATGTACTTACCCATGCCATTATGGATGCCATGCTTGGGGCATTATCTTTGGGGGATATTGGTCATTATTTTCCCCCTAGCGATCCCCAATGGGCGGGAGCAGATAGTTTAATACTATTAACTCAAGTAAATCAGCTAATTCTGGAGCAAGGTTGGCAGGTGGGAAATATTGACTCGGTGGTAGTGGCAGAACGTCCCAAATTAAAACCGCATATTCACAAAATGCGCGACAAATTAGCGACAGTTTTAGAATTAGAACCAAACCAAATTGGCATCAAAGCTACCACCAATGAAAAATTAGGTCCTGTTGGACGAGAAGAAGGTATATGTGCTTATGCTGTAGTCTTACTATTGCAAGAATAA
- a CDS encoding ADYC domain-containing protein produces MKKLLIASLIIVLLISLLSCGKILQPQPKPSKASEKTVIIKGKDLKGLELTAFDEQGRKQKFQIKDVELDPKDPDKEIYLYTVFYQDQTDFQWKNLCQPDVNKVAKAISLSGSWDETGKHIESTDIFTFGCTNGALAKCVRFGYKPWKSFQGKPLRDYHQACTRMVRADYCGNGKPHTKDGILIDVYDVLNIQEPTPSNKMVFEAAWQTDGATCINHPRLFDKLSEIRQECPNKLTGRMNENGSCETAKKAQQTWTSTLLFNDSLVRKP; encoded by the coding sequence ATGAAAAAACTACTTATAGCTAGTCTAATTATCGTCTTATTAATATCGCTTCTAAGCTGTGGGAAAATTCTTCAACCACAGCCAAAACCATCAAAGGCTAGTGAAAAAACTGTCATTATTAAAGGTAAAGATTTAAAAGGGTTAGAGTTAACAGCATTTGATGAACAGGGAAGAAAACAGAAATTTCAAATTAAAGATGTAGAACTAGATCCAAAAGATCCAGACAAAGAGATATATCTTTATACTGTTTTCTATCAAGATCAAACTGATTTTCAATGGAAAAACTTATGTCAGCCCGATGTCAACAAAGTTGCTAAGGCTATTTCACTTTCAGGTTCGTGGGATGAAACCGGAAAACATATAGAATCAACTGATATTTTCACATTTGGTTGTACAAATGGTGCGTTAGCTAAATGCGTTCGCTTTGGCTATAAGCCTTGGAAAAGCTTCCAAGGAAAACCACTCCGAGACTATCACCAAGCTTGTACTCGCATGGTACGTGCTGATTACTGCGGTAACGGTAAACCTCACACTAAAGATGGGATTTTAATTGATGTATATGATGTGCTAAATATTCAAGAACCAACTCCCAGCAACAAGATGGTTTTTGAGGCAGCTTGGCAAACAGACGGGGCAACTTGTATTAATCATCCGAGATTGTTTGATAAATTATCTGAAATTCGCCAAGAATGCCCGAATAAGCTAACTGGTCGGATGAATGAAAATGGTAGTTGTGAAACAGCAAAAAAAGCGCAGCAAACTTGGACTAGTACTTTACTTTTTAATGACTCATTGGTGCGAAAACCCTAG